CTTCTAGTTCTTGGATTAATTTTTTTTCTACTGATGGCGTGATTTTAGGGACTCGCCCAGGACTTTTCTTAACTTCTAAAAGACCTTTGAGACCTCCTTTGCGATATTTACTGAGCCATCTTGATACTGTCGTTCGGTGTTTTCCGATTAGGGAGGCGAGCGCGCCGGTACTTCTGACTTGGTTCGTTTTCAGCCAATACAAGACTTGGATTCGTTCTTTGACTTCACTGTTTTGGGAGAAGTTGAGCTGTTTTTTAAGCTCTTGAGCTGACTCGGCAATCTCAATTTTAATGACACCTGCCATAGCTAATCTCGATTACTAACAATCTCTCCCTCTATTTGTAGCATACACAGTTCCATTTCATATTATTTGGAATCACTATAAAAATCCTCTCCTAGTAGGAGAGGAGATTAGCAATACTTAAAATTTACGATAACTATTGATCAGAGGACTTAAAGTTGTTGAGCCATTCTCGCACCTGTTCGGCAGCAATTTCACGAGAGCCTAAACCAAAGGCGAGCGCGATCGCGACAGCAATTGATCCGAATAGTAAGCCAAATGCCAAGTTAACAATGTTAGGTGCAATTCCCATTTGTTGTAATCCCAAAGCCAAACTAAAGGCAATAATCACAATGCGAGCGGCTTGGGCAAGGGTGCGGCTTTGTCTCATGCCAGAACTAGAAATGAGATTAAAGGCAAGATTGGCAAAGTATAACCCAATGGCAAAGATAATTAAACCAGCAATAATTCGCCCAGAAACTTCAACAATGCCACCCACTAACTCTGTAAGAGCTTGAATATCAAGAATACTAGCTGCTCCTAAAGTAGCAAACAGCATTAACCCGACAAGGGTAATAATTCCCATTAACTCTGAGGGAGTTCGGGTGGGAACTTGGGCTTGAGGAGCTTCTCCTTGATCAGTAATAATTGTGTCTGCTTCCTCACTTTCCTCGGTTTCACGAGCCGGACGTTGTAAGCCTAACCAAGTTGAGATATTGTTAAACCCGACATCGGTAAGGAAGTTAGTAACAAATTCACTAATGTACTGAGCCAGGAAGTAAGTAACCAGAAGGACTAACGTCGCTCCAAAGATTCTCGGTAAGGTATTGAAAAATTGACCCAACATGGTCACCGCTGGACCAGAAATTGCTTGGATTTGTAGGGCTTCTAAAGCCGCGATCGCGACGGGAATTAAAATCAGCACATAGACTACTGTGCCGATAATCCAAGAGAGAGATTGAGTTTGACCAGTTCCAGATAAGCCAATACGACCACCGAGTTGATCAGCACCAGTAGTGGTAAGAAGATTGGTAACAATTTTGCGGACAATCTGAGCAATAAACCAACCGATAATCCCAATTAAAATTGCAGCAAAGATATTGGGAAGGATACCAAGAACCCCATTAACTAATTCTTGAACCGGTCGTAAAGTTCCTTCTAACTCTAAGGTACTCAGAACTGAAGGCAGGAAAATCAGGAAAATCAGCCAGTAGAGGGTATTACCAATGGTGTCACTGATTAACAGTTCATTGTCAGTATCGGTGCTACCAATTTGTTCTCCAAAGCGCTGATCAATATCCATGGCTCGTAAAATCCGAACCGTTAAAATTCTCACGAGGGTAGCAAGTAGCCAAGCAATCCCAAGGAGAATCGCTGCTGCCGCAATTTGAGGTAAAAAGCCCGTGACTTGATTGAGGAGGGCGTTCAGCGGTTCTGTCACTGCATCCAGTTGCAGTGGTTGCAACGCAGCAACAATTACAAATAGTCGAACTAGCCAGAGAACAATTTCACCAATCCAGTTTTCTACCGGAGGTGGTTCTTCTCCCTGTTGTCCAGTTAGCCAAGTTGCAATTCGCTGATCAAGCTTAGTTCTTTTGATAAATTGCTTATTGACCACACGTCGGATCCACGGAGCCACTATCAACCAGCCAGCGAATAAGATGAGTAAAGCATAGACAAAAGCAGAAACATCTTCAGTAATGAGGGTTGCCAGTTGATTACCTAGAGCTCTACCAAATTCCTGTATAGCAGTCAACCCATTTTCAGTTTGCGCCAAAAGTCTCGGTGGTTGGATAAAGACAATCGAATGATTAGCGATAATCATGGTTTTTTCTTAATAGAATAAAGAGTGTGTACACTTAGCCAAGCATTAGGCTGATATTAAGAGCAGTATAAGCAAAGACTTGGCAATAATGCCATTAAAACCCACATTCCGCACCCCAACTGTCACATCGTCCGTTCCCCCTGGCTGAAATGAGAAGAGTTGCTCTTGGTACGTCCATTGGTCACATTGTAAGAGTGACTGCTTTTCAGGGACTCCCGTAGCACCCAGAGCCAAAAAAGGTGGGTTTCCAGAGAAGGAAAAGAAAGATAAACTAATCAATAAATCTTTTCTTGATGAGAATGAATTATGGTTAGTGTCTCGAATCACTTATCATCAATCGAAGTCACCAATTTAGACCATTTAGGAATTGTGGCAGGGTTAATTGATGAAATCGGACTGGTAGAACAAATCAATGAATTAGTGGTAGAACAAGCAGGAGAAAAAGTTAGCCCGGGTCATGCAGTTAAGGCAATGATTCTCAACGGATTGGGACTTTTTTCATCTCCCTTATACCTATTTCCAAAATTCTTTGAAGGCAAACCAACGGAACATTTAATTGGAGAAGGAATTCAAGCAGAACACTTAAATGATGATCGATTAGGACGAGTCTTAGACAAATTATATTTAACGGGATTAGAAGACATATTTCTCAGCATCGCCTTAAAAGCAGTCCAAAAATTTTCGATTGGTGCAGAAAGTATCCATCTCGATTCAAGCTCTTTAAGTGTCGAAGGAGAATACGAAAATACTTTAATAGAAGAAGCCAAGGTAGAAGTAAATTCGGAAGAAGGAGAAAAGCGAAATCCTCCTCAACAGATTCAAATTACCTATGGTTATTCTCGGGATAAACGCCCAGACTTAAAACAGTTTATGGTCGATTTAATTGGTAGTGGCGATGGGGATATTCCCCTTTTCTTAAGAACCGGAAGTGGCAATGAATCAGACCAAAAAATATTTCCTGAAATCTTTAAGCAATTCCGAAATCAAGTTAATTTCGATTCATTGATGGTAGCAGATAGGGCACTATACACCGCGGAAAATTTGAAACAAATGCAAGACTTGAAATGGCTGACGCGAGTTCCCTTCCGTCTGAAACCAGCTCAAGCTCTTGCTAGACAAATTAAATCCTCTCAAATGAGTTCCAGTTCTCTTGAGGGATATCGTTACTCGATTCACCAGAGAACTTCTGGGGGAATTGAACAACGATGGTTAGTGGTAGAAAGTGAAGAAAGAAAGGAATCCGACCAAAAACGTCTTCTAAAAAAAATAGAGAAAGAGCGACTGGAAGGAGAAAAACAATTACGACAGTTATCTCGACAAACTTATGCTTGTGTCCCTGATGCCATCAAAGCAGTCAAAAAACTAGAAAAGAAATTTAAGTATCATCAAATCAGCCAGATTGAAACTCGTGAAGAAAATAACAATCACCGCAAGCAAGCTCGGGTTAAAGTTCAAGCAGACTTAGAAGAAAATTTAGCCCTGATTCAGGAAGAAAAACAACTAGCTGGACGGTTTCTTCTCGCCACTAATGTTCTAGATGAAGCTGAACTTTCTCCGAATCAAATGCTCATTGAATATAAAGAGCAACAGTCAACGGAAAGGGGATTTCGGTTCTTAAAAGACCCCATGTTTTTAGCAGACAGCATTTTCATTAAATCTCCTGAACGAATTCAGGCGATGGTCTTAATTCTGGGCTTGTGTCTGCTCATTTATAATTTGGGGCAAAGAGAACTGCGCTCGGCTTTAGTTAGACGAGGGGAAATGGTTAAAAATCAATTAGGGAAAGAAACCAATTCTCCTACTTTACGTTGGATTTTTCAACAATTTCAAGCGGTTCACTTGTTGAAATTTAGAGGAGAAAACGAAGTTTCTAATCTCACTGAAGAGAGATTAAATTTACTACAATTGTTTCCCAAACCTTGCCAACAATATTATTTATTAGTGTAAGGGAAGTTTCCCCGAAGGAGTGAAAATCAAAGCTGAAGTCAGTTAAGAGCTGCTGTAATTTCAGGCTTAGGAATTCTCAATTACTCTTGGTTGATGAGAATAAGAAGAGTTCACCCTGATTCTCCCCCTAAGTTTGATGCTAAAATCAATCAATTCCCCTTGATACGGTCGCCAAACGGACAAGGTGACAGTTGAGGGTGCGGAATGTGGGTTAAAAATTGAATTCGGGTTTATTTTAACTGATACTTGTCAAAATTTCTCTTCAAACTTCAATGTGATTCATAAACTGCGCTAATCCGCTTCGCGCTCGGTTAGCGTTTTCAGTAGCCCTGGAAATCCTACACGATAGAATCTCCGAGCCTCCAGGCTGGTTTATAGAGCAACCCCATTTTTGTATCATCAAAGCACCATTGAGATCGGCATCTCCAACCCAACCACAGTATTGATTAGAACACTTAAAACTTTTATTG
This window of the Euhalothece natronophila Z-M001 genome carries:
- a CDS encoding helix-turn-helix domain-containing protein, encoding MAGVIKIEIAESAQELKKQLNFSQNSEVKERIQVLYWLKTNQVRSTGALASLIGKHRTTVSRWLSKYRKGGLKGLLEVKKSPGRVPKITPSVEKKLIQELEDPEGFSSYKEIQTWLQLIQDIDISYSAVHKRVRYGLEGKLKVPRPVHSKQELGAPEAFKKN
- a CDS encoding mechanosensitive ion channel translates to MIIANHSIVFIQPPRLLAQTENGLTAIQEFGRALGNQLATLITEDVSAFVYALLILFAGWLIVAPWIRRVVNKQFIKRTKLDQRIATWLTGQQGEEPPPVENWIGEIVLWLVRLFVIVAALQPLQLDAVTEPLNALLNQVTGFLPQIAAAAILLGIAWLLATLVRILTVRILRAMDIDQRFGEQIGSTDTDNELLISDTIGNTLYWLIFLIFLPSVLSTLELEGTLRPVQELVNGVLGILPNIFAAILIGIIGWFIAQIVRKIVTNLLTTTGADQLGGRIGLSGTGQTQSLSWIIGTVVYVLILIPVAIAALEALQIQAISGPAVTMLGQFFNTLPRIFGATLVLLVTYFLAQYISEFVTNFLTDVGFNNISTWLGLQRPARETEESEEADTIITDQGEAPQAQVPTRTPSELMGIITLVGLMLFATLGAASILDIQALTELVGGIVEVSGRIIAGLIIFAIGLYFANLAFNLISSSGMRQSRTLAQAARIVIIAFSLALGLQQMGIAPNIVNLAFGLLFGSIAVAIALAFGLGSREIAAEQVREWLNNFKSSDQ
- a CDS encoding IS1634 family transposase, which produces MVSVSNHLSSIEVTNLDHLGIVAGLIDEIGLVEQINELVVEQAGEKVSPGHAVKAMILNGLGLFSSPLYLFPKFFEGKPTEHLIGEGIQAEHLNDDRLGRVLDKLYLTGLEDIFLSIALKAVQKFSIGAESIHLDSSSLSVEGEYENTLIEEAKVEVNSEEGEKRNPPQQIQITYGYSRDKRPDLKQFMVDLIGSGDGDIPLFLRTGSGNESDQKIFPEIFKQFRNQVNFDSLMVADRALYTAENLKQMQDLKWLTRVPFRLKPAQALARQIKSSQMSSSSLEGYRYSIHQRTSGGIEQRWLVVESEERKESDQKRLLKKIEKERLEGEKQLRQLSRQTYACVPDAIKAVKKLEKKFKYHQISQIETREENNNHRKQARVKVQADLEENLALIQEEKQLAGRFLLATNVLDEAELSPNQMLIEYKEQQSTERGFRFLKDPMFLADSIFIKSPERIQAMVLILGLCLLIYNLGQRELRSALVRRGEMVKNQLGKETNSPTLRWIFQQFQAVHLLKFRGENEVSNLTEERLNLLQLFPKPCQQYYLLV